Genomic DNA from Veillonella criceti:
CGTGGAGCGCCTTCAGCTAAATGTTTTACTTCTACTAAATTATGAACATGTGCTGTCGATGTACAACCTGATTTATTAGGATGTGTAAACCAATATAACCGTTCTACAGCCATGCTACCTTCTGGGCGAGCCGAGGACATATCATTTTCAAATAAAGTTTTTAGTGCCTCTTTCACAAGCTCTGCATCCTCATCTGTGAAACCTGTTTTTTCTGCAAAATAACAGTTAATACTACCACATACTTTATAAACGCCATATTCAACGAAATATTTTGTACCCATTGTATCGGAAGAACGTTTACCAACTTCAGCATTCATCCCGTTTGTACTTCGCGTAATTTGCATAGTAATAACATCTACTACATCAAGACTTTTACCACGGCTAATAGAGACAGGTCCACGAATCCCAATAGAGCGTTTTTGAAACGTCATAACTTGTCCAAACGCACGCACATCAAGCCAAGTTTCACAAGATTCTTTCACTACATCTTCAGTGCTTACTTTGTCATTAAATTTATTAGTGAAACGAGCTTCTAAAGAAGAAAATCCATCATCAATTCGTTCTTGAGATTTTACAAAAATTTCATGCCCTGTATCTTGAAAGCGATTGCGCAATTTACGTTTAATAGCCACATCAGATACTTCCCCATAGCCATCATAATCAGAACGAGGGGTATTTCCCATTAAAGGATCCCCATTAGGATTGGCCCCATTTACAGAAAAGAATAAAACGAAATCAATTTTTTTACTTAATGTACTCATAGTAGTACCTCCCTAATCATTACTCTATCAACTTAAATTAACATTTATCATTTATACTATAGCGGTTCCTTATTCAACAGCACTTTCTTGTTCCACCACTGTATTTTCTGCCTTTTCTTTCTTAGTATAGAAAAGTTGTTTTTGAGCATAATAACCTAGTATAAAATCTTCTTTTAACACAGCTCTTGCTACACTTGTACTACCAGCTTCAGCTTCTCTAATTCCATTATAGATTTCAGTAAGTAAATTACTATACATTATTTGAAGGCCATATTTTCGTTTTTTCAAACTATTTTGATACGGCATACTTTTTCGCTGTAATAAAGTAGCAATTTGTAATGGACGACTCTGCATAGCACTCCACAATCGCTCTGCGTTCGTTATACGTCCTTCACTTTTACTATTACTGGACATAGCGTCCATTTCTAACTTTTCATAAGTCGCTAACAAACGACCATACAAGAAACTGCGTGAATTTTCCATACGCAAAGCCCCCTTCTCATCAAAAACTTGGTATCCTTTATCTGCTTTATGTTTCTTTATAATGCTACAACAACGATTTAGTGCTGCATCCCAAAATTTATCATAGGATTCTCTATTTTTTAAACGATTAACTGCAGTCTGAAAAAAATCACTAGGCAATGGTCTACCGGTTAATACACATGGCAAAAGTCGTTCTAAATTTTTACGTACTACCTTCTTTTGCTGACAAACAATACCCTTATCGCCCTCTTCACCATAAGTGTAATTAATCAACTTTCGTAAACTAGGCGCTTGCATAATACGCGACTGAGTTCTCACATCCCAATACGGCCAAGCTAAATCAATATACCACTGCTGTGCCCGTTCTTTAATATCGGAAATAACAAAACTTTGAAAATATTTCACCGACATACGACCATTACTGCTTTTTTCAATAATCAAAACGCAGAAATATTTATCGCAGTCATCTGTCTCACGCATTCCTTCACCAGCAAAGTACTTATTTATTGCTGGTACTAAATGCTCAATGAATATGTCGCCATGATTCGAAGAATTATTAGGCGCCTCTTCATCATTTGCATTGTCATCATAGTCATTATCGTAGTCATCATAATCATCATCATTTACACTATTTACTTCTTGATCTTCAAAGAAAGGAGCTTGAGCCGCCAACAAGTCATAAGATAACCAAGATACACAATAGGAATTTTCCCCTAAATAATACTTATACTTATCACTATCTAATAAAAACTTTAACATGTTATGAATCTTTTGCGAAGTTTCATAGCCAATATGAATAATTTGTTCCCCATCTGTAAAACGGCCAAAATATGTATCCTTATGATTACTAATACTGATTAACTTAGCTTTACCAACAAGACCTCGATGCGTACTAATACAATACATCTTTTTGCCAGCAATATCACAATACTCTTGTTCAGGCTGTGCTTCATTTTGAGCGGTTACATAATCAATATACAACTGGTGAAATTCCTTATCTTGCGAAACAGTGATAATACCTTTATCAGCATAAGCAATTTCAAAGGTAATAAATAACTTAGCCAAATCAACCTTCGTTACCTTACCTTCTGTTTCATAAATTACCGTTGAACCCTCTAGAGTATATGCCTGACCTTGCGTTACATTATTGGCTATATCTTCAAGAAGTGTATTTCCTCTCACGTAGCGATAAATGGCTTCAAACGCAATATTTTGCTTATTATGTTGCTGTAAAAATGCTTTTATATCATCTTGCACTTCAAAATACAATCTATTCTTTTCAATCCCTTTTTTAGAGCCATCGCTAACTAGATAACTGACTTCATCACAAATAGGATGGGGCGCAGCGTTTGTTGTCCGATTAATAGACCCTTCTGTCACAGGAAATACAATATACTCGTTTTGTGCCAAATAATCCCCATTTATTAAGCGTCCCTCTTCATTTAAAGTAATTACAAAGATATCTTTACCAGTTGCTGATTTTTTATTACTGTGATACAGAGGTAACAAATTAGGTTCTTTCATATTGTCACTATTATCTACAATCCCTCGTTTAAGGGCTTGATCGTAAGTAGTTAATAGTACCTTCAATAAATTCATTCACTGTCACCTCCTTCAGCTTCATACAAAGCCAGCTCCTCATCTGCAGGGATATATCGTATATCTTTTAACTTAGGATATGGTCTTAATTTATGGGTAATTTCACACTCTTCAGGACGTTTAAACGTAATAACTCCATCACGCATAAAAATAGATGTAAAATTAGAATATAAATGACCATCCGTATATGACTGTGTCACACCTTTTTGCCGTGGTTCCCGTTTATCTTGATTAGCAAAACCAGGATAAATAAAGGAGTGAAACATAATTCCATAAGACACATCACCCGTCTTTACTGGCTTTAGCGCCTCATACTCATTTTGGCGTAATCGTTCAACATATCCTAAACATTCCCTCGTACCTAAGAAAATATCCCGACGGCCACCTTTACTCATAGAACGTAAAATAATCTGCTCATGCTTTATTTCATCCCAATCTTTTTTCATATCAGGAAATTGTTCATTCCACTCAAAGTGAAACTTAATCGCATAGGCCACATCTTTTAAATAGGTAAAATACGATAAATCTTTATTGGGAATGCCCGTTTTACTATCTGATGTTCCTAAAGGCAATAAAATACCTCTCGTTTCCATTTTTACAGGATTTAGTACCTTTAATTCATCGATTACGTAGTAAATACTAGGCTTCCAATAAGAAGCTTCCACAATACCTTTTAACGCTTGATATGTCGGCACTTGGTAAGTGAACTTTTCACCGCCCCCTTTTGACATAGGATCCGTAAATAAAGCATACTCACCATATACCTTCATATAAAATGGTTTGGATTGAAACATAGCATCCCCTCCTCTAGTAAATCAGTGTTTCCATTTCACCCTTTATAAAACCTTTTTTGCCATCATAATCTTGCTTTTGCAAGATACAAATTTGTTTATCTAACTCCCAAGACACTGTACAGTCATTAATCATATCACGACGAATGGAAATGGTATATCGTTGTAACCGACGTAAAACTTGTCTTAATTCTTTATAAATATCATCTCCCGACCAAGTAGTAATTTGACCCAAGATATCATATAACTTATTTAATAATGCGCTGCATTCTTCACTCTCATATGGCACAATAACAGTTACCGTATTATCATCAATCAGTCTAAAATTGTCTCCAGCTGTACGGAAACTTTGCTTTAAGATAGGATTTATCTTACTTCTTATTTTCTTACCACTTAATAAGGCTCTTACAAGATCAGCTTCTGATGCTGTTTTTTGAGAAAATTCATCATAAATACGTTGATTGGTACTTAACAAATCTAACATGGTTAACTTTATCTTATTTCCTTTAAATTTAATTTCATATTTTAATGCATCACCATCTTTATTTTGTAAATTTCTATACAATTCTTTATTATAGGCCACTAATAATTCATTAATAGAATTCGTCATCGTAAAGCTTGAATCCTCTTTATTAAAAATCCAATTATGTATATCTATTCTATCCAATATCGATTTAGTGGCTGTCCGGGCCATTTGAAACAAAGGAAGATAACTTAATTTTTCTTCCTTATAATTCATAATATACACTAAACCTTTTCGTTGCTTTTTTCCTTCACGATTACAACGTCCTGCTGATTGAATAATACTATCTATCCCAATTAATGAGCGATATACCACATCAAAATCTACATCTACCCCCGCTTCAATCAGCTTTGTACTAATACAAATAAGACGTTGATTACTTTCTCCTTTACGTAAAGCTTTTAATTGAGATTTTATCTTAACAATATAATCTAAACGGTGAGCTGCACACTGATTTGTTGTTAAATTATATAAAGAAATATCTTCTGTTTGTCCACTACCAATCAAAGCTACTTCTAACGCCTCATACAAGGTAGTCACTGCTTTCTTAGTATTAACTACTACTAAAATACTTTGCTCTGACTGAATCCGTTCTAAAAGATGATTAATTAATCCTTCTGTCGATAATGTAGCTTGATGGTTTTTGCCTAATAAACTTCTGTATTCCACTCGTGAAAAAATCTCATTAGTACTATTTTCTTTAGAGGTTAATTCAATCAACGGTACTTCCGTACCCTTAGCAAAGGTACGATAACCATAAATACAAGGATAACTTAACACCGCGCTCTGATCATAGCCAGGTGGCGTAGCCGTACAATGAATCAAAGTTACGCCTGCCATCTTAGTTAAAAAATTCATCATTAAATTATAGTTATAAATTATCTCAGGAGGCAAACTTTGAATTTCATCAATTATGATTGTTGAGTTTATCAATTTACAGAATCGACGAATTGAAGCCGCGCGACTGGCAAACAATGTATTACTAAGTTGTACAATCGTAGTTAAAACAACAGGAATCTCCCAAGACTCACGTAAATAATTTACATAACTATAGTCCTCGTCCTCTGTATATGAGTTTTCTAAAACTTGCTCATCACCTAATGTTTTTTCTTTATAATCATCAATAATGTTTGAATGGTGTTCTAAAATATAACTTTCTATGTCTGCTCTAGTCCCCCTTGCCGTTAAAACATCTTTAATTTCTTGCGCATTTTGCTCAAGAACAGATAAAAAGGCGGTCGTATAGAAAATCCGCTTCTTATTGAAATGTTTAGCATTTTCAATAGCAAATCTTAGCGCCGCATACGTTTTACCTGAACCTACTGGCATATCTAATTTAAAATTCCCTTGTTTACATTGAACGGCTTTTTCCAACACCTCATCCGCTAATGCTGTCCGCACACGATTTAATTCATTACTCGGCGCACCCAATTGTTTATAAAAGTTTGTAATTTGCTGACTCAACTCATCCCAAACAGTTTGCGTTTCTTCTTTACTATAGCGTTTATCCATAATATCTCGACCAAAATTAGCAGAGTCATAAATGTCACTTTCTTTCAAGATCGATAAGATCAATCGTGCTTGATAAGCCTCATAAGTAGCTTTTGCAATAGTACGTTCCACCTTATTGACCTTAGGATCATATTCCTGAAGTAATTCTTCTTTCAATGCATCCCATTTTGCAAATTCCTCATACCCTTGAATGAATAATTCCTCTAAAGTTTGATGATAATTTTCTACTAACCAATCATTTAACATGGTAAAAAATTCTTGCTCTTCTTCTTTATTTTCACCATAATTTTTTTGATATTCATTAATACGATATATAAACTTACATGAATTATCTTTAAATATATCAAAAAGGCCATGATGAGCTAAGATTGCATACTGC
This window encodes:
- the cas7c gene encoding type I-C CRISPR-associated protein Cas7/Csd2, with amino-acid sequence MSTLSKKIDFVLFFSVNGANPNGDPLMGNTPRSDYDGYGEVSDVAIKRKLRNRFQDTGHEIFVKSQERIDDGFSSLEARFTNKFNDKVSTEDVVKESCETWLDVRAFGQVMTFQKRSIGIRGPVSISRGKSLDVVDVITMQITRSTNGMNAEVGKRSSDTMGTKYFVEYGVYKVCGSINCYFAEKTGFTDEDAELVKEALKTLFENDMSSARPEGSMAVERLYWFTHPNKSGCTSTAHVHNLVEVKHLAEGAPRSFDDYEITLNEDKLASYKADGLTVEIIE
- the cas8c gene encoding type I-C CRISPR-associated protein Cas8c/Csd1, encoding MNLLKVLLTTYDQALKRGIVDNSDNMKEPNLLPLYHSNKKSATGKDIFVITLNEEGRLINGDYLAQNEYIVFPVTEGSINRTTNAAPHPICDEVSYLVSDGSKKGIEKNRLYFEVQDDIKAFLQQHNKQNIAFEAIYRYVRGNTLLEDIANNVTQGQAYTLEGSTVIYETEGKVTKVDLAKLFITFEIAYADKGIITVSQDKEFHQLYIDYVTAQNEAQPEQEYCDIAGKKMYCISTHRGLVGKAKLISISNHKDTYFGRFTDGEQIIHIGYETSQKIHNMLKFLLDSDKYKYYLGENSYCVSWLSYDLLAAQAPFFEDQEVNSVNDDDYDDYDNDYDDNANDEEAPNNSSNHGDIFIEHLVPAINKYFAGEGMRETDDCDKYFCVLIIEKSSNGRMSVKYFQSFVISDIKERAQQWYIDLAWPYWDVRTQSRIMQAPSLRKLINYTYGEEGDKGIVCQQKKVVRKNLERLLPCVLTGRPLPSDFFQTAVNRLKNRESYDKFWDAALNRCCSIIKKHKADKGYQVFDEKGALRMENSRSFLYGRLLATYEKLEMDAMSSNSKSEGRITNAERLWSAMQSRPLQIATLLQRKSMPYQNSLKKRKYGLQIMYSNLLTEIYNGIREAEAGSTSVARAVLKEDFILGYYAQKQLFYTKKEKAENTVVEQESAVE
- the cas5c gene encoding type I-C CRISPR-associated protein Cas5c → MFQSKPFYMKVYGEYALFTDPMSKGGGEKFTYQVPTYQALKGIVEASYWKPSIYYVIDELKVLNPVKMETRGILLPLGTSDSKTGIPNKDLSYFTYLKDVAYAIKFHFEWNEQFPDMKKDWDEIKHEQIILRSMSKGGRRDIFLGTRECLGYVERLRQNEYEALKPVKTGDVSYGIMFHSFIYPGFANQDKREPRQKGVTQSYTDGHLYSNFTSIFMRDGVITFKRPEECEITHKLRPYPKLKDIRYIPADEELALYEAEGGDSE
- the cas3 gene encoding CRISPR-associated helicase Cas3', whose amino-acid sequence is MNMIVHANMYNKEVKTQYIFEHLQNCAEYSKKMGQEIGIPTMCFLVGLLHDSGKATTAFQSYINGETKGKVIHSNTGARYLKEVSQSVWKNGQEKQIVISKSEQRQRKLYLAIMQYAILAHHGLFDIFKDNSCKFIYRINEYQKNYGENKEEEQEFFTMLNDWLVENYHQTLEELFIQGYEEFAKWDALKEELLQEYDPKVNKVERTIAKATYEAYQARLILSILKESDIYDSANFGRDIMDKRYSKEETQTVWDELSQQITNFYKQLGAPSNELNRVRTALADEVLEKAVQCKQGNFKLDMPVGSGKTYAALRFAIENAKHFNKKRIFYTTAFLSVLEQNAQEIKDVLTARGTRADIESYILEHHSNIIDDYKEKTLGDEQVLENSYTEDEDYSYVNYLRESWEIPVVLTTIVQLSNTLFASRAASIRRFCKLINSTIIIDEIQSLPPEIIYNYNLMMNFLTKMAGVTLIHCTATPPGYDQSAVLSYPCIYGYRTFAKGTEVPLIELTSKENSTNEIFSRVEYRSLLGKNHQATLSTEGLINHLLERIQSEQSILVVVNTKKAVTTLYEALEVALIGSGQTEDISLYNLTTNQCAAHRLDYIVKIKSQLKALRKGESNQRLICISTKLIEAGVDVDFDVVYRSLIGIDSIIQSAGRCNREGKKQRKGLVYIMNYKEEKLSYLPLFQMARTATKSILDRIDIHNWIFNKEDSSFTMTNSINELLVAYNKELYRNLQNKDGDALKYEIKFKGNKIKLTMLDLLSTNQRIYDEFSQKTASEADLVRALLSGKKIRSKINPILKQSFRTAGDNFRLIDDNTVTVIVPYESEECSALLNKLYDILGQITTWSGDDIYKELRQVLRRLQRYTISIRRDMINDCTVSWELDKQICILQKQDYDGKKGFIKGEMETLIY